A region of Prochlorococcus marinus subsp. pastoris str. CCMP1986 DNA encodes the following proteins:
- the hisD gene encoding histidinol dehydrogenase — protein sequence MKIINSKQKALQELRRISQRTTSGDNKKINSIVENILQEVKFHGDIAVEKYTKKFDGFYPKPMQVSTRDLKTAWEETDQHLKKSLEVAYQRIKKFHEKEIPESFTIKGEFGDSVQRRWMPVKNAGLYIPGGRAAYPSTVLMNAIPAKVAGVKEISMVSPGNEKGKINTTVLAAAYLSGVDKVFRIGGAQAIGALAFGTKQINKVDVISGPGNIYVTTAKKLIYGFTGIDSLAGPSEILIIADRTANSSQIASDLLAQAEHDPLASSILLTTSNDQAQEVFDEVFKIIENHPRKEICIQSIKNWGLIAICENLESCVELSNEFAPEHLEIITIDPKTTLKSIENAGAIFLGKWTPEAVGDYLAGPNHTLPTCGNARFSGSLGVETFMKNSSIIEFNEKSLKINSVDIINLANSEGLHSHANSVKIRFED from the coding sequence ATGAAGATTATAAATAGTAAACAAAAAGCTCTCCAAGAGTTGAGAAGAATTTCTCAAAGAACTACATCTGGAGACAATAAAAAAATAAATTCAATTGTTGAAAATATTCTTCAAGAGGTGAAATTTCATGGAGATATAGCTGTAGAAAAATATACAAAAAAATTTGATGGATTTTATCCTAAACCAATGCAAGTAAGTACTAGGGATTTAAAAACTGCATGGGAAGAGACAGATCAGCATTTAAAGAAATCATTAGAAGTTGCCTATCAAAGAATAAAAAAATTCCATGAAAAAGAAATCCCTGAATCGTTTACTATAAAGGGAGAATTTGGTGACTCCGTCCAAAGAAGATGGATGCCTGTAAAAAATGCTGGTTTATATATTCCTGGTGGGAGAGCGGCATATCCAAGTACAGTTTTAATGAATGCGATACCTGCAAAAGTAGCTGGAGTTAAAGAAATTTCAATGGTATCGCCTGGAAACGAAAAAGGAAAAATAAATACAACTGTTTTAGCTGCTGCTTACTTATCAGGGGTTGATAAAGTTTTTAGAATTGGTGGAGCACAGGCAATTGGCGCATTAGCATTTGGCACAAAGCAAATAAATAAAGTTGATGTAATTTCGGGACCTGGAAATATCTATGTAACCACTGCTAAAAAGTTAATTTACGGATTTACTGGAATTGATTCCTTAGCCGGTCCAAGTGAAATTTTAATCATCGCCGATAGAACAGCCAACAGCTCTCAAATAGCATCAGATTTATTAGCACAAGCCGAGCATGATCCATTAGCTTCCTCAATACTTTTGACCACATCAAATGATCAAGCTCAAGAAGTTTTTGATGAAGTCTTTAAGATAATAGAGAATCACCCCAGAAAAGAAATTTGCATTCAATCAATTAAGAATTGGGGATTAATTGCTATTTGCGAAAATTTAGAATCATGTGTTGAACTAAGTAATGAGTTTGCCCCAGAACATTTAGAAATAATTACTATTGATCCAAAAACGACGCTCAAGTCTATTGAAAATGCAGGTGCGATATTTTTAGGAAAATGGACACCGGAGGCTGTAGGTGATTATTTAGCTGGACCAAACCATACTTTACCAACATGTGGGAATGCGAGGTTTAGTGGTTCCTTAGGAGTTGAAACTTTCATGAAGAATTCTTCAATAATTGAATTTAATGAAAAAAGTTTAAAAATTAACAGCGTGGATATTATAAATTTGGCAAATAGTGAGGGTTTACATAGTCATGCAAATTCAGTAAAAATTAGATTTGAAGATTAA
- the rpiA gene encoding ribose-5-phosphate isomerase RpiA, with the protein MKQIVADSAIEEVEDGMILGLGSGSTAALMIKSLAEKIRSGKLKNIKGVPTSFQSEVLALELNIPLIDLASVPYIDLAIDGADEVDPDFQLIKGGGACHVREKLVASKANKLLIVIDESKLVQNLNQVFPLPVEVMPSAWKQVKDIISEMSGVSNLRMATKKAGPVVTDQGNLILDVLFDAGIRDPKDLEMRINNIPGVLENGLFVDLADKVLVGKIEDDVPVLFSPSRRS; encoded by the coding sequence ATGAAACAAATAGTTGCTGACTCAGCTATTGAAGAAGTAGAAGATGGAATGATCTTAGGTTTAGGATCTGGATCAACAGCAGCACTTATGATAAAAAGTCTTGCTGAAAAAATCAGATCAGGCAAATTAAAAAATATTAAAGGAGTCCCGACTTCCTTTCAATCAGAGGTGCTTGCATTAGAACTCAATATCCCTTTAATTGATTTAGCTTCAGTTCCTTACATTGATTTAGCCATTGATGGAGCGGATGAAGTAGATCCTGACTTTCAACTCATCAAGGGTGGGGGAGCTTGCCATGTCCGAGAAAAATTGGTTGCATCTAAAGCAAATAAATTATTAATTGTTATTGATGAATCAAAGTTAGTGCAAAATTTAAACCAAGTTTTCCCTCTCCCTGTGGAGGTTATGCCTTCTGCGTGGAAGCAGGTGAAGGATATAATTTCAGAAATGAGTGGAGTTTCTAATTTAAGGATGGCAACAAAAAAAGCAGGCCCAGTTGTCACGGATCAAGGTAATTTGATTTTGGATGTTTTATTTGATGCTGGCATAAGAGATCCAAAAGATTTAGAAATGCGTATTAATAATATTCCTGGAGTCTTGGAAAATGGATTATTTGTTGATTTAGCAGATAAGGTTTTGGTGGGTAAAATTGAAGATGACGTTCCAGTATTATTTTCACCTTCTAGGAGAAGTTAA
- a CDS encoding trypsin-like peptidase domain-containing protein yields MRFLKTKFSYLLKISLLITFIIYLFPFSEVLAFDFIDGHNFVSDAVKKVGPAVVRIDTERLVERQQFDPTLLDPLLRDLLGEPGMAPDRERGQGSGVIIDKDGLVLTNAHVVERVDNVSVTLADGTNREGQVLGTDSITDLALVKIDNQQDSSYAPLGDSEELEVGDWAIALGTPYGLEKTVTLGIVSSLHRDINALGFSDKRLDLIQTDAAINPGNSGGPLINSNGQVIGINTLVRSGPGAGLGFAIPINLAKNVSDQLLENGEVIHPYLGVQLISLNPKIAKEHNEDPNSLVQLPERSGALIQSVIPNSPAEKAGLRRGDLVIAAENILIEEPKTLLDEVEKAQIGKIFLLNVLRDNKEIKVNIKPEALPGLT; encoded by the coding sequence ATGAGATTTCTGAAAACTAAATTTAGTTATTTGCTTAAAATAAGTTTACTAATTACTTTTATTATATATTTATTCCCTTTTTCTGAAGTTTTAGCTTTTGATTTTATTGATGGGCATAATTTTGTTTCAGATGCGGTCAAAAAGGTAGGTCCTGCAGTTGTAAGAATTGATACTGAAAGATTAGTAGAAAGACAACAATTTGATCCAACTTTATTAGATCCACTATTGAGAGATTTACTTGGAGAACCCGGTATGGCTCCCGACCGAGAGAGAGGTCAAGGTTCAGGTGTAATTATTGATAAAGATGGTTTAGTTCTAACTAATGCTCATGTTGTAGAACGAGTTGATAATGTATCTGTTACTTTGGCTGATGGAACTAATCGTGAGGGTCAAGTGTTGGGAACGGACTCAATTACCGATTTAGCCTTAGTTAAAATTGATAATCAACAGGACTCTAGTTATGCACCTTTAGGAGATTCAGAAGAGCTTGAAGTTGGAGATTGGGCAATAGCTCTTGGGACTCCTTATGGCCTAGAAAAAACAGTAACTCTTGGGATAGTTAGCAGTCTTCATAGAGACATTAATGCTCTCGGTTTTTCTGATAAAAGGCTTGATCTTATACAAACAGATGCTGCAATTAATCCAGGTAATTCAGGAGGCCCACTTATTAATTCTAATGGTCAAGTAATTGGTATCAACACTCTAGTAAGAAGTGGACCTGGAGCTGGTCTTGGTTTCGCAATACCAATAAATTTGGCTAAAAATGTTTCTGACCAGTTACTAGAAAATGGAGAAGTTATTCATCCTTATTTAGGCGTACAATTGATTTCCTTGAACCCTAAAATAGCCAAAGAACATAATGAAGATCCTAATTCACTTGTTCAATTGCCAGAGCGGTCAGGGGCTTTAATTCAATCTGTAATACCAAATAGTCCTGCAGAAAAAGCTGGATTAAGAAGAGGTGATCTAGTAATCGCTGCTGAAAATATCTTAATAGAAGAGCCTAAGACTCTTTTAGATGAGGTAGAAAAAGCTCAAATTGGAAAAATATTTCTTTTAAATGTTTTACGAGATAATAAAGAAATTAAAGTCAATATTAAACCTGAAGCACTTCCAGGTTTGACATAA
- the rimP gene encoding ribosome maturation factor RimP has product MDKECKSNLESLLQGVAKEFNLKIHSLDILTNQNPIIVKIIICKTNKDDITLDDCSRFNNPAISVIENSNLLNCSYVLEISSQGVSDELTSERDFKTFKGFPVNVELNQKNSQIKFLNGLLYEKSKDYLAINIKGKIKKIPFNEVLKVSLCTFKD; this is encoded by the coding sequence TTGGATAAGGAATGTAAAAGCAACTTAGAAAGTCTTCTTCAAGGAGTCGCTAAAGAATTTAACCTAAAGATTCATAGTTTAGATATACTGACAAATCAAAATCCTATTATTGTAAAAATTATTATTTGCAAAACTAACAAAGATGATATTACTTTAGATGACTGTTCAAGATTCAATAACCCTGCTATTAGTGTGATTGAGAATTCAAATCTTTTAAATTGTTCATATGTTTTAGAAATTAGTAGTCAAGGTGTCAGTGATGAATTAACCTCAGAAAGAGACTTCAAAACTTTTAAAGGTTTTCCAGTTAATGTTGAGTTAAACCAAAAAAATTCTCAAATAAAATTTTTGAACGGTTTACTTTATGAAAAGTCTAAAGATTATTTAGCCATTAACATTAAAGGTAAGATTAAAAAAATTCCCTTTAATGAAGTATTAAAGGTTAGTCTTTGCACTTTTAAAGACTAA
- the nusA gene encoding transcription termination factor NusA, with translation MALVILPGLNNLIEDISEEKKLPPHVVELALREALLKGYEKYRKTFYIGVKEDPFDEEYFSNFDVGFDLDEEGYRILSSKIIVENVESEDHQISLQEVKQVADDAQIGDTVVLDVTPEKEDFGRMAASTTKQVLAQKLRDQQRKMIQEEFADLEDPVLTARVIRFERQSVIMGVSSGIGRPEVEAELPKRDQLPNDNYRANATFKVFLKEVSEVARKGPQLFVSRANAGLVVYLFENEVPEIQEGTVKIVAVSREANPPSRAVGPRTKVAVDSIEREVDPVGACIGARGARIQQVVNELRGEKIDVIKWSSDPIQYILNSLSPAKVDLVRLVDPEGQHAHVLVPPDQLSLAIGREGQNVRLAARLTGWKIDVKNSYEYDQETEDSAVAELIVQREEEENLQREAEQRLEAEQAERAAEDKRLRELYPLPEDDEEYGDELYEEETRSENDQTENLKQEELLSKEENTR, from the coding sequence ATGGCATTAGTAATTCTCCCAGGTTTAAACAATCTTATTGAAGACATAAGTGAGGAAAAAAAATTACCTCCTCACGTTGTGGAATTAGCTTTACGTGAAGCTTTGCTTAAAGGTTACGAAAAATACCGAAAAACTTTCTACATTGGAGTGAAAGAAGATCCATTTGATGAAGAATATTTTAGTAATTTTGATGTAGGATTCGATCTAGACGAAGAGGGTTATCGAATTTTATCGAGTAAAATTATTGTTGAAAATGTTGAAAGCGAAGATCATCAAATATCTCTTCAAGAAGTTAAACAAGTTGCTGATGATGCTCAAATAGGCGATACCGTCGTTTTAGATGTCACTCCCGAAAAAGAGGATTTTGGTAGAATGGCCGCCTCAACAACTAAGCAAGTATTGGCTCAAAAGTTGAGAGACCAACAAAGGAAAATGATTCAGGAAGAATTCGCAGATTTGGAAGATCCTGTTTTAACTGCAAGAGTTATTAGATTTGAGAGACAGTCAGTAATTATGGGGGTTAGCTCAGGAATCGGGAGACCAGAAGTAGAAGCAGAACTTCCTAAAAGGGATCAATTACCTAATGACAATTATAGAGCTAACGCTACATTCAAAGTTTTTCTTAAAGAAGTTAGCGAAGTAGCTAGAAAAGGTCCTCAACTTTTTGTAAGTAGAGCTAATGCTGGTCTAGTGGTTTATTTATTCGAAAATGAAGTCCCAGAAATTCAAGAAGGCACAGTCAAAATTGTTGCTGTTTCGAGAGAAGCAAATCCTCCTTCAAGAGCTGTTGGGCCAAGGACTAAAGTTGCCGTAGATAGTATTGAAAGAGAAGTTGATCCAGTCGGAGCTTGCATTGGAGCTAGAGGAGCAAGAATTCAACAAGTAGTTAATGAATTAAGGGGAGAAAAAATAGATGTTATAAAGTGGTCATCTGACCCTATTCAGTACATACTAAATTCTTTGAGTCCAGCTAAAGTTGATCTTGTCAGACTTGTTGATCCAGAAGGACAACATGCTCATGTTTTAGTTCCCCCTGATCAATTAAGTCTTGCCATAGGAAGAGAAGGTCAAAATGTTCGTCTTGCTGCTAGGTTAACAGGCTGGAAAATAGACGTTAAAAACTCCTATGAATATGATCAGGAGACTGAAGACTCTGCAGTAGCAGAATTAATTGTTCAAAGGGAGGAAGAAGAGAATCTTCAAAGAGAAGCTGAACAGAGATTGGAGGCTGAGCAAGCAGAAAGAGCTGCAGAAGATAAAAGACTAAGGGAACTTTACCCTTTACCTGAAGATGATGAAGAATATGGAGATGAACTATACGAAGAAGAAACTCGTTCAGAAAACGACCAAACAGAAAACTTGAAACAAGAGGAACTATTGTCTAAAGAGGAGAACACACGGTGA
- a CDS encoding YlxR family protein, which yields MRKCISCRTTFDRNNLLKITNDHKLGIMLNQGIGRSAYICKSKKCYTDSKLKKKLQKALKGILNPEFIDIFEREIANYK from the coding sequence ATGCGTAAGTGCATTTCTTGCAGGACAACTTTTGATAGAAATAATCTTTTGAAGATTACTAATGATCATAAGTTAGGAATAATGCTTAACCAAGGTATTGGTCGTTCTGCTTACATTTGTAAGTCAAAAAAGTGTTACACAGATTCTAAACTTAAAAAAAAGCTTCAAAAAGCTTTAAAAGGCATTTTAAATCCTGAATTTATTGATATTTTTGAAAGGGAAATTGCAAACTATAAATAA